A genomic segment from bacterium encodes:
- a CDS encoding metalloregulator ArsR/SmtB family transcription factor, whose protein sequence is MARAATTTDAFNAIAEPRRRAIIGALRDGRHHTVRDVMGRLRMAQPTASKHLGVLRRVGIVSVHRQGRFRLYRLNAEALKPVHDWAQEFERYWTHQVDRIKARAEREALEQALKRRAGADDKEAE, encoded by the coding sequence ATGGCACGGGCGGCGACGACGACGGATGCGTTCAACGCGATCGCGGAGCCGCGGCGCCGCGCGATCATCGGCGCGCTCCGCGACGGACGTCACCACACGGTCCGAGACGTGATGGGCCGGCTCCGGATGGCGCAGCCGACCGCGTCCAAGCACCTCGGCGTGCTCCGGAGGGTGGGAATCGTCTCCGTACACCGGCAGGGCCGGTTCCGCCTGTACCGGCTGAACGCGGAGGCGCTCAAGCCGGTGCACGATTGGGCGCAAGAGTTCGAGCGTTACTGGACGCACCAGGTCGACCGGATCAAGGCCCGGGCCGAACGTGAAGCCCTGGAGCAGGCACTCAAGCGGCGCGCGGGCGCCGACGACAAGGAGGCGGAGTGA
- a CDS encoding DUF3536 domain-containing protein, which yields MADRSPAGAAGGPPARRICVHGHFYQPPRENPWLEAVEVEDSARPYHDWNARVTAECYAPNGASRVLDAERRILRIRNNYRHLSFNVGPTLATWLERGAPEPYGRILEADRVSASERGGHGNAIAQVYNHMILPLANRRDKETQVRWGIADFRHRFGRPPDGMWLPETAVDTETLEVLAQHGIAFTILAPHQAVRIKPPDGDWIDVSGGRIDPRRPYRCALPSGAAITLFFYDGPASHDIAFGGLLDNGEAFANRLLGAFAGDDPRPQLVHVATDGESYGHHHPFGEMALTYAFEVIESRGDAQLVNYAQVLADHPPDHEAQIAEPTSWSCGHGVERWRANCGCRAGHPEWSQEWRRPLRETLDWLRDGLAAVFEEHGPKYLRDPWGARDAYVEVVLDRSPYSVDAFLAEHGRPDAGDGGRVPALRLLEMQRHAMLMYTSCGWFFDDISGIETVQVIKYAARALQLAEEFGAKFEDEFVKRLGAAKSNLRQWRDGATVYRRAVRPSFVTLPRVVAHYAMSSLFEAEYADIEEVFCFTVRRRDARRENGGGHVLTTGLVTVTSQITDESTTAGYAVLHLGGHDLQCGVRAGVTPEWYEAMKSGLAGALVEHGASAAVRMLDAQFGGPLFGLRDLFTEERRKILGLLVEERLSRFEGVYDSLYEQSRPLIALMRDSDVPLPAAFRMAAEEVLIRRMADELRAVAAAPLSDRAFEIAQEMVAFDLVGEWPEAEVLLRRAIETRAERLPRQPLGDDLDQIHRLLDLAEALGVTPNLWQTQNVYHAAALAHMNALRDTDDASDRVALFWKLGERLHFNLDALRASS from the coding sequence ATGGCCGACCGTTCGCCTGCCGGCGCCGCCGGCGGCCCGCCCGCCCGCCGCATCTGCGTCCACGGGCACTTCTACCAACCGCCGCGCGAGAACCCGTGGCTCGAGGCCGTGGAGGTCGAGGACTCCGCGCGGCCCTATCACGACTGGAACGCCCGGGTCACCGCGGAGTGCTACGCGCCGAACGGCGCCTCGCGGGTGCTGGACGCCGAGCGCCGCATCCTCCGGATCCGCAACAACTACCGGCATCTGAGCTTCAACGTCGGCCCGACGCTCGCCACGTGGCTGGAGCGCGGGGCGCCGGAACCCTACGGGCGGATCCTGGAGGCCGACCGCGTGAGCGCGTCGGAGCGCGGCGGGCACGGCAACGCCATCGCGCAGGTCTACAATCACATGATCCTGCCGCTCGCCAACCGGCGGGACAAGGAGACACAGGTCCGCTGGGGCATCGCAGATTTCCGGCACCGCTTCGGCCGCCCGCCCGACGGCATGTGGCTGCCCGAGACCGCGGTCGACACCGAGACGCTCGAGGTGCTCGCGCAGCACGGCATCGCGTTTACGATTCTCGCGCCGCATCAGGCGGTCCGGATCAAACCGCCCGACGGGGACTGGATCGACGTAAGCGGCGGCCGGATCGACCCCCGCCGCCCCTACCGCTGCGCGCTGCCGAGCGGGGCGGCGATCACGCTGTTTTTCTACGACGGCCCGGCGTCCCACGACATCGCCTTCGGCGGCCTCCTCGACAACGGCGAGGCGTTCGCGAACCGCCTCCTCGGCGCGTTCGCGGGGGACGACCCGCGGCCGCAGCTGGTGCACGTCGCGACGGACGGCGAGTCCTACGGCCACCACCACCCGTTCGGGGAGATGGCGCTGACCTACGCGTTCGAGGTGATCGAGTCGCGGGGCGATGCGCAGCTCGTGAACTACGCGCAGGTGCTGGCCGACCATCCGCCCGACCACGAGGCGCAGATCGCCGAGCCGACGTCGTGGTCGTGCGGGCACGGCGTCGAGCGGTGGCGCGCGAACTGCGGCTGCCGCGCCGGCCACCCGGAGTGGTCGCAGGAGTGGCGGCGGCCGCTGCGCGAGACGCTCGACTGGCTGCGCGACGGGCTCGCCGCGGTGTTCGAGGAACACGGCCCCAAGTATCTCCGGGATCCGTGGGGCGCGCGCGACGCGTACGTCGAGGTGGTCCTGGACCGGTCGCCCTATTCCGTCGACGCGTTCCTCGCGGAGCACGGCCGGCCGGACGCCGGGGACGGCGGGCGCGTCCCCGCCCTGCGCCTCTTGGAGATGCAGCGGCACGCGATGCTGATGTACACGTCGTGCGGCTGGTTCTTCGACGACATCTCCGGGATCGAAACGGTCCAGGTGATCAAGTACGCGGCACGCGCGCTGCAGCTGGCGGAGGAGTTCGGCGCCAAATTCGAGGACGAGTTCGTGAAGCGGCTCGGCGCGGCCAAGAGCAACCTCCGCCAATGGCGCGACGGGGCGACGGTCTACCGGCGCGCGGTGCGCCCGTCCTTCGTGACGCTGCCGAGGGTGGTCGCGCACTACGCGATGAGTTCGCTCTTCGAAGCAGAGTACGCGGACATCGAAGAGGTATTCTGCTTCACGGTGCGCCGGCGCGACGCGCGGCGGGAGAACGGCGGCGGCCACGTGCTGACGACCGGACTCGTTACCGTCACGTCGCAGATCACCGACGAGTCGACGACGGCCGGCTACGCGGTGCTGCACCTCGGCGGCCACGACCTGCAGTGCGGCGTGCGGGCGGGCGTGACGCCGGAGTGGTACGAGGCAATGAAGAGCGGGCTGGCGGGCGCGCTCGTCGAGCACGGGGCGAGCGCCGCGGTGCGCATGCTGGACGCTCAGTTCGGGGGTCCGCTCTTCGGCCTGCGCGACCTGTTCACGGAGGAACGCCGCAAGATCCTCGGCCTGCTCGTCGAGGAACGCCTCAGCCGCTTCGAGGGCGTGTACGACTCGCTCTATGAGCAGTCGCGCCCGCTGATCGCGCTGATGCGCGACTCCGACGTGCCGCTGCCGGCCGCCTTCCGCATGGCCGCCGAGGAAGTGCTGATCCGCCGCATGGCCGACGAACTCCGCGCCGTGGCGGCGGCGCCGCTGTCGGACCGCGCCTTCGAGATCGCCCAGGAGATGGTCGCCTTCGACCTCGTCGGGGAGTGGCCCGAGGCCGAGGTGCTCCTCCGCCGCGCGATCGAAACTCGCGCCGAACGGCTTCCCCGCCAGCCCCTCGGCGACGACCTCGACCAGATCCACCGCCTGCTCGACCTGGCGGAAGCGCTCGGCGTCACGCCCAATCTCTGGCAGACGCAGAACGTTTACCACGCCGCCGCGCTCGCGCACATGAACGCGCTGCGCGATACCGACGACGCGTCCGATCGCGTCGCGCTGTTCTGGAAGCTCGGCGAGCGCCTCCACTTCAACCTCGACGCGCTGCGGGCCTCCAGCTAG
- the glgC gene encoding glucose-1-phosphate adenylyltransferase, with amino-acid sequence MASRPRILGLVLAGGRGERLHPLTKDRSKPAVPFGSKYRLIDFVLSNFVNSQIYSVYILVQYKSQSLIDHIRRGWRFGGLLPEQFIIAVPPQMRWGDMWYRGTADAVFQNLNLVRDVDPDLVAIFGADHIYRMDLQQMVDAHLARRADVTVATLPVPVEQASGFGIVETDDEGRVIGWEEKPASPRPMAADPTKALSSMGNYIFNTDLLEDVLVEDARRSTDHDFGRTIVPELYPYARVFAYNFLANEIPGLRPTEERGYWRDVGTIEAFWQANMDLLGATPALDLDNPRWPILSAPFEGPSARMIAGEVQDAILGEGSVIAGGTVRRSILGQGVVVERGAVVEDSVIMDNTVVGSAARVRRAIVDRFNMIESERTIGWDRARDLEAGLLDVPSGIAVVPRGTTRVRGAVPVTR; translated from the coding sequence GTGGCGTCCCGGCCCCGGATCCTGGGGCTGGTTCTCGCCGGCGGCCGGGGCGAGCGCCTGCACCCGCTGACCAAGGACCGCAGCAAGCCGGCGGTGCCGTTCGGCAGCAAGTACCGGCTGATCGACTTCGTGCTCAGCAACTTCGTGAACTCGCAGATCTACTCGGTCTACATTCTGGTGCAGTACAAGTCCCAGTCGCTGATCGACCACATCCGGCGCGGCTGGCGGTTCGGGGGGCTCTTGCCCGAGCAGTTCATCATCGCCGTCCCGCCGCAGATGCGCTGGGGCGACATGTGGTACCGGGGGACCGCCGACGCGGTGTTTCAGAACCTCAACCTCGTGCGCGACGTGGACCCGGATCTCGTCGCGATCTTCGGCGCGGACCACATCTACCGGATGGACCTGCAGCAGATGGTCGACGCGCACCTCGCCCGCCGCGCCGACGTCACCGTCGCCACGCTCCCCGTGCCGGTCGAGCAGGCGTCGGGCTTCGGCATCGTGGAAACGGACGACGAAGGCCGGGTGATCGGCTGGGAGGAAAAACCGGCCTCGCCGCGGCCGATGGCCGCCGATCCGACGAAGGCGCTCTCCTCGATGGGCAACTACATCTTCAACACGGACCTGCTGGAAGACGTGCTGGTGGAGGACGCCCGCCGCAGCACCGACCACGACTTCGGCCGCACGATCGTCCCGGAGCTGTACCCGTACGCGCGGGTCTTCGCCTACAACTTCCTCGCCAACGAGATTCCGGGGCTGCGCCCGACCGAGGAGCGCGGGTACTGGCGTGACGTGGGGACGATCGAGGCGTTCTGGCAGGCGAACATGGACCTCCTCGGCGCGACCCCCGCGCTCGACCTCGACAACCCGCGGTGGCCGATTCTCTCCGCGCCCTTCGAGGGGCCGTCGGCGCGGATGATCGCGGGCGAGGTGCAGGACGCGATCCTGGGCGAAGGCTCGGTGATCGCGGGGGGCACCGTGCGCCGCTCGATCCTCGGGCAGGGCGTCGTCGTTGAGCGCGGCGCCGTCGTCGAGGACAGCGTGATCATGGACAACACCGTCGTCGGCAGTGCCGCGCGCGTGCGGCGCGCGATCGTGGACCGCTTCAACATGATCGAGTCGGAGCGGACGATCGGGTGGGACCGCGCCCGCGACCTCGAGGCGGGACTGCTCGACGTGCCGTCCGGGATCGCGGTGGTGCCCAGGGGCACGACGCGCGTACGGGGAGCCGTGCCGGTCACGCGCTGA
- a CDS encoding 1,4-alpha-glucan branching protein domain-containing protein gives MAKSDAFLVFTLHTHLPFVLNHGRWPHGSDWLCEVAVECYLPLLAALRRLAAEDVHAGVTINFSPILSEQLASDAFREEVDAFLTHRLEACDSTRRYFMDQHEEHLAALCDYWAAQYNQARADLDALHGDILGAYRRLAERGSVELITTGATHGYMPLLSRDESIDLQFRVAAATHTRHFGAAPKGAWLPECAYRPRYEWTPPAGPNNGRVRYRRRGVEELLAAHNLAYFFTDIHLIRGGRALSAYGDYFPRLKAVQGPEPQQTRRGGHSPYVPRHVASRGGTGDAVAFVRDPETTQQVWSRDSGYPGDGEYLEFHKRHFPGGLRLWRVTDPKADLGAKQPYHPERALARARAHAEHFVRLASDVLDRYARRSGPPAVLCTPFDTELFGHWWGEGPSWLEHVLRLAADAAFTPSTASACLDQFPVQPAITLLEGSWGEGGDHRVWLNKDTEWTWEMIYQAEDDFWALAQTPGWRRNRTLERLVAQLGRELLLLQASDWQFLITTWAARNYAETRFAEHAADFRRLHEMAKRVREGGSLTWDEEQFLTTKEGQDFCFPDVAEHIEAAAALAKA, from the coding sequence ATGGCGAAATCCGACGCGTTCCTGGTCTTCACGCTTCACACACACCTGCCGTTCGTTCTCAACCACGGCCGTTGGCCGCACGGCAGCGATTGGCTGTGCGAGGTCGCGGTGGAGTGCTACCTTCCGCTGCTCGCCGCGCTCCGGCGGCTCGCCGCCGAGGACGTGCACGCCGGCGTCACCATCAACTTCTCGCCGATCCTGAGCGAGCAGCTCGCGAGCGACGCGTTCCGCGAAGAGGTCGACGCGTTCCTCACGCACCGCCTCGAAGCGTGTGACAGCACGCGCCGCTACTTCATGGACCAGCACGAGGAGCATCTCGCGGCCCTGTGCGACTACTGGGCGGCGCAATACAACCAGGCGCGGGCGGACCTCGACGCACTGCACGGCGACATCCTCGGCGCCTACCGGCGCCTCGCCGAGCGCGGCAGCGTCGAACTCATCACGACCGGCGCGACCCACGGCTACATGCCGCTCTTGAGCCGGGACGAGAGCATCGATCTGCAGTTCCGGGTCGCGGCCGCGACCCACACCCGGCACTTCGGCGCGGCGCCGAAGGGAGCGTGGCTGCCGGAGTGCGCGTACCGCCCGCGGTACGAGTGGACGCCCCCGGCCGGGCCGAACAACGGCAGGGTGCGCTACCGCCGGCGCGGCGTCGAGGAGTTGTTGGCAGCCCACAACCTCGCCTACTTCTTCACGGACATCCACCTGATCCGGGGCGGCCGGGCGCTCTCGGCCTACGGCGACTACTTCCCGCGGCTCAAGGCGGTACAGGGGCCGGAGCCGCAGCAGACGCGCCGCGGCGGCCACTCGCCCTACGTCCCGCGCCACGTCGCTTCGCGCGGCGGCACGGGCGACGCGGTGGCGTTCGTGCGCGACCCCGAAACAACGCAGCAGGTCTGGAGCCGCGACTCCGGATACCCCGGCGACGGGGAGTACCTCGAGTTCCACAAGCGCCACTTCCCGGGCGGCCTGCGGCTGTGGCGGGTGACCGACCCGAAGGCGGACCTCGGGGCGAAGCAGCCGTACCACCCGGAGCGCGCCCTGGCGCGCGCGCGGGCGCACGCCGAGCACTTCGTGCGGCTGGCGAGCGACGTGCTCGATCGCTACGCCCGCCGGTCCGGTCCCCCGGCCGTCCTCTGCACGCCGTTCGATACGGAACTGTTCGGGCACTGGTGGGGTGAAGGACCGTCCTGGCTCGAGCACGTGCTGCGTCTCGCCGCCGACGCCGCGTTCACCCCGTCGACCGCCTCGGCCTGCCTCGACCAGTTCCCGGTGCAGCCGGCGATCACGCTGCTCGAGGGATCGTGGGGCGAAGGCGGCGACCACCGCGTGTGGCTGAACAAAGACACCGAGTGGACCTGGGAGATGATCTATCAGGCCGAGGACGACTTCTGGGCGCTCGCGCAGACGCCCGGGTGGCGGCGCAACCGGACGCTCGAGCGGCTCGTGGCCCAGCTCGGCCGCGAGCTGCTGCTCCTGCAGGCGTCCGACTGGCAGTTCCTGATCACGACCTGGGCGGCGCGCAACTACGCCGAGACGCGGTTCGCCGAGCACGCCGCGGACTTCCGGCGCCTCCACGAGATGGCGAAGCGCGTGCGCGAGGGCGGCTCGCTCACGTGGGACGAAGAGCAGTTCCTCACCACCAAGGAAGGACAGGACTTCTGCTTCCCAGACGTCGCGGAGCACATCGAGGCCGCCGCGGCGCTGGCGAAGGCTTAG
- a CDS encoding mechanosensitive ion channel domain-containing protein, producing MSGGDVLQQIARDVGDPRAWAAVVEHTVAILIIAVAAWSAIAAVSPAIRRAGRRPGRPVTFAPLAESAVRYTIGFAALILMLQVVNVNLTAILASAGVVSLALGFGAQYVIRDVLAGLFLISEGVVQIGDVVRLDADTGTVERITLRMIQIRKFNGELLTVPNGAVTRIGNLSRGLGRAIVTVTLPYRADVGRALEILAAAGREWAAAHPDDARGAPSVDGAVEFKDAGVAVQLSILVPAGRQWGAESAMRRRVLELLAEQGIKIDTRVSVTI from the coding sequence ATGTCGGGCGGCGACGTCCTGCAACAGATCGCGCGCGACGTGGGCGACCCCCGCGCCTGGGCCGCCGTGGTGGAGCACACCGTCGCCATTCTGATCATCGCGGTCGCCGCCTGGAGCGCCATCGCCGCGGTGAGTCCCGCGATCCGCCGCGCGGGACGGCGTCCCGGCCGGCCGGTCACGTTCGCGCCCCTCGCGGAGAGCGCCGTCCGCTACACGATCGGCTTCGCCGCGCTCATCCTCATGCTGCAGGTCGTCAACGTCAACCTCACGGCGATCCTCGCCAGCGCGGGGGTGGTCAGCCTCGCCCTCGGGTTCGGCGCGCAGTACGTGATCCGGGACGTGCTGGCCGGCCTGTTCCTGATCTCGGAGGGCGTCGTGCAAATCGGCGACGTGGTGCGTCTCGACGCCGACACGGGCACGGTCGAACGCATCACGCTGCGGATGATCCAAATCCGCAAGTTCAACGGCGAGCTCCTCACCGTGCCGAACGGCGCCGTAACCCGCATCGGCAACCTGAGCCGCGGCCTCGGGCGGGCGATCGTCACGGTCACCCTGCCCTATCGCGCCGACGTCGGCCGCGCGCTCGAGATCCTCGCCGCCGCGGGCCGCGAGTGGGCCGCGGCGCATCCCGACGATGCGCGCGGCGCGCCGTCCGTGGACGGCGCCGTCGAGTTCAAGGACGCCGGCGTCGCCGTGCAGCTGTCCATCCTGGTGCCGGCGGGCCGGCAGTGGGGCGCGGAGTCCGCGATGCGGCGGCGGGTCCTCGAGCTGCTCGCCGAGCAGGGAATCAAGATCGACACGCGGGTTTCTGTTACAATATAA
- a CDS encoding glucosyl-3-phosphoglycerate synthase, with product MTAAGLPPAACPWRSAVDAWFARNTFQARRFGDVRALAALKRRQGLTISLGLPALNEELTIGDEIAVLRRALMDEVPLLDEVAVIDSGSSDHTAAVARGLGVPVHQHAEILPETGAFDGKGEALWKSLHVLRGDLIVWLDTDIRNIHPQFVYGLVGPLLHDPRIAYVKGYYRRPLGEGPSHAADGGGRVTELTARPLLNLFFPELSGLIQPLAGEYAGRRELLERLPFFTGYGVEIGHLIDILERFGLDRIGQVDLETRAHRNRGLDSLSLMAFAIIQVVMARVGDRAGYALREQMNTAMKLIRSSPSPALDVREVREHERPPIATVPAYLARRAAAVSARQEPAGHPAAG from the coding sequence GTGACGGCCGCCGGCCTGCCCCCGGCGGCGTGCCCGTGGCGGTCCGCCGTCGATGCGTGGTTCGCGCGGAATACGTTCCAGGCGCGGAGGTTCGGCGACGTCCGGGCCCTGGCGGCGCTGAAGCGCCGCCAGGGCCTGACGATCAGCCTCGGACTCCCCGCGCTCAACGAAGAGCTCACGATCGGGGACGAGATCGCCGTGCTCCGCCGCGCGCTGATGGACGAGGTCCCGCTGCTCGACGAAGTCGCGGTGATCGACAGCGGCTCCTCCGACCACACGGCCGCGGTGGCACGCGGGCTCGGCGTGCCGGTCCACCAGCACGCGGAGATCCTGCCGGAGACGGGCGCCTTCGATGGCAAAGGCGAGGCGCTGTGGAAAAGCCTGCACGTGCTGCGGGGCGACCTGATCGTCTGGCTCGACACCGACATCCGCAACATCCACCCGCAGTTCGTCTACGGCCTCGTGGGGCCGCTGCTGCACGACCCGCGGATCGCCTACGTCAAGGGCTACTACCGGCGGCCGCTCGGCGAGGGGCCGTCGCACGCAGCCGACGGCGGCGGGCGCGTCACGGAGCTGACCGCGCGGCCGCTCCTCAACCTGTTCTTTCCGGAGCTGTCGGGCCTGATCCAACCGCTCGCCGGCGAGTACGCCGGGCGCCGCGAACTGCTCGAGCGCCTGCCGTTCTTCACCGGCTACGGCGTCGAGATCGGGCACCTCATCGACATCCTGGAGCGATTCGGGCTCGACCGGATCGGACAGGTCGACCTCGAGACCCGCGCCCACCGCAACCGTGGGCTCGACTCACTGTCGTTGATGGCGTTCGCGATCATCCAGGTCGTGATGGCGCGCGTCGGCGATCGCGCCGGCTACGCGCTGCGCGAGCAGATGAACACCGCGATGAAACTCATCCGCTCCTCGCCGTCGCCCGCGCTCGACGTGCGGGAAGTCCGCGAGCACGAGCGGCCGCCGATTGCGACCGTCCCCGCGTATCTCGCGCGGCGCGCGGCCGCGGTCTCCGCGCGGCAGGAACCCGCCGGCCACCCGGCGGCCGGCTAG
- a CDS encoding glycosyltransferase family 4 protein, translating into MPLRSPHAAIALVHFTGPPIIGGVESVLGRHARLLAERGHDVRVIVGRGGPLGARVRVRRVPLLDSRHPRVLAVTQQLAEGRVTPTFAALSAQVQDGLERALAGTTVCVVHNALTLHKNLALTSAIHRIAARRPPIRFVGWCHDLAWTNPQYREELHQGQPWRLLTTPLPGAAYVTVSRDRQRALSAALRLSASQIDVIPNGVDPAAFLRLSPGGRWLADTLRLWDKQIVLLLPVRVTRRKQIEYALRVAEELVRRELSVRLLITGPLGAHNPRNRGYLDELHALRSALGLEEQVVFCGEVPGPGGGPMALTDRVVADLYAVADALLLPSREEGFGLPLLEAGLTRVPAFVSDIPPFREIGGDAVQIFGLDESPAACAQRIIHGLMDDRSYRLRRRILGAYTWDVIMRDRIVPLLTQLTAAAKRT; encoded by the coding sequence ATGCCACTTCGAAGCCCGCACGCGGCGATCGCCCTCGTGCACTTCACGGGCCCTCCCATCATCGGCGGCGTGGAGTCGGTGCTCGGGCGGCACGCCCGCCTCCTGGCCGAGCGCGGGCACGACGTCCGCGTGATCGTCGGCCGCGGCGGGCCGCTCGGGGCCCGGGTCCGCGTGCGGCGCGTTCCCCTCCTCGACTCCCGGCACCCGCGCGTCCTCGCGGTCACCCAACAGCTGGCCGAGGGCCGCGTGACGCCCACGTTCGCCGCGCTGTCCGCGCAGGTCCAGGACGGCCTCGAGCGCGCGCTGGCCGGCACCACGGTCTGCGTCGTCCACAACGCGCTCACGCTCCACAAGAACCTCGCGCTGACGTCGGCGATCCACCGGATCGCCGCGCGGCGGCCGCCGATCCGGTTTGTCGGGTGGTGTCACGACCTCGCTTGGACCAACCCGCAGTACCGCGAGGAGTTGCATCAAGGGCAGCCGTGGCGGCTGCTCACGACGCCGCTGCCCGGCGCCGCCTACGTCACCGTCTCGCGCGACCGGCAGCGGGCGCTCAGCGCGGCGCTGCGGCTCAGCGCGTCGCAGATCGACGTGATCCCAAACGGCGTCGACCCGGCGGCGTTTCTACGCCTATCCCCAGGCGGCCGGTGGCTCGCGGACACGTTGCGGCTCTGGGACAAGCAGATCGTCCTGCTGCTGCCCGTGCGCGTCACGCGGCGCAAGCAGATCGAATACGCCCTCCGCGTCGCCGAGGAGCTCGTGCGGCGCGAGCTGTCGGTGCGGCTCTTGATCACCGGACCGCTCGGCGCCCACAACCCGCGCAACCGCGGGTATCTCGACGAACTGCACGCGCTGCGCTCCGCGCTCGGCCTGGAGGAACAGGTCGTCTTCTGCGGGGAGGTACCCGGCCCGGGCGGCGGACCGATGGCGCTGACCGACCGCGTGGTCGCGGACCTCTACGCCGTGGCCGACGCTCTGCTGCTGCCGAGCCGCGAGGAGGGATTCGGGCTGCCGCTGCTCGAGGCCGGCCTTACCCGCGTGCCGGCGTTCGTGAGCGACATTCCGCCGTTCCGCGAGATCGGCGGCGACGCGGTGCAGATCTTCGGCCTCGACGAGTCGCCCGCGGCGTGTGCGCAGCGTATCATCCACGGCCTGATGGACGACCGCAGCTACCGGCTCCGGCGGCGCATCCTCGGCGCCTACACGTGGGACGTCATCATGCGGGACCGGATCGTGCCGCTGCTCACGCAGCTGACCGCCGCGGCGAAGCGGACGTGA
- a CDS encoding bifunctional phosphoglucose/phosphomannose isomerase produces the protein MRHLDERAADGTADPSRMLHHVLSLPQQLREGWRLGRAAAPASLGRRPSHVVFAGLGGSAIGGDLLASALAPGLPFPAVVVRDARLPSYIGPQSLVVASSYSGETDETVEAAGSALDAGASLLAVTSGGRLAALVESRGQTVVRVPGGLPPRAALGYLVGPVLAALERWDVCPPCAGDVDETAGVLEELGRNLTPAVPEERNAAKRLAGRFHGRLPVVYAASPGVEPAARRWKSQFNENSKTVAAWNTFPELAHNEVVGWGAAAEIAGLLEMVVLFAGTEDARTRRLVEAAAEAMPGGIAGVHEVAGCGESRLARLFSLVLIGDLTSVYLAYLRGVDPTPIDAITALKQRMRG, from the coding sequence ATGCGACACCTCGACGAGCGGGCGGCCGACGGGACCGCCGATCCGTCCCGCATGCTCCACCACGTGCTCTCGCTTCCCCAGCAACTCCGCGAGGGGTGGCGGCTCGGCCGCGCCGCGGCACCCGCATCGCTCGGCAGGCGGCCTTCCCACGTTGTTTTCGCGGGGCTCGGCGGCTCGGCGATCGGCGGGGACCTGCTGGCCTCGGCGCTCGCGCCGGGGCTGCCGTTCCCGGCCGTGGTCGTCCGCGATGCGCGTCTTCCTTCATATATAGGGCCTCAGTCCCTCGTGGTCGCCTCGAGCTACTCGGGGGAGACGGACGAAACCGTCGAAGCCGCCGGGTCCGCCCTCGACGCCGGGGCGTCGCTTCTCGCGGTGACCTCGGGCGGCCGGCTCGCCGCGCTCGTGGAGTCGCGCGGGCAAACGGTCGTCCGCGTGCCGGGCGGATTGCCGCCGCGCGCTGCGCTCGGCTACCTCGTCGGGCCGGTGCTCGCGGCGCTCGAACGGTGGGACGTGTGCCCGCCGTGCGCGGGCGACGTCGACGAGACCGCGGGCGTGCTCGAAGAGCTCGGCCGCAACCTGACCCCGGCCGTGCCCGAGGAGCGCAACGCCGCCAAGCGCCTCGCCGGCCGGTTTCACGGGCGGCTTCCGGTCGTCTACGCGGCGAGCCCCGGCGTCGAGCCCGCGGCGCGCCGCTGGAAGTCACAGTTCAACGAGAACAGCAAGACGGTTGCCGCATGGAACACCTTTCCCGAACTGGCCCACAACGAGGTGGTGGGGTGGGGCGCCGCGGCGGAGATCGCGGGCCTCCTCGAGATGGTCGTGCTCTTCGCCGGCACCGAGGACGCACGGACGCGGCGGCTCGTCGAGGCGGCAGCCGAGGCGATGCCGGGCGGTATCGCGGGCGTCCACGAGGTCGCCGGCTGCGGCGAAAGCCGGCTCGCCCGGCTCTTCTCGCTGGTGCTGATCGGGGATCTCACCAGCGTTTACCTGGCCTACCTCCGCGGGGTGGATCCCACGCCGATCGACGCGATCACGGCGCTCAAGCAGCGGATGCGCGGATAG